Proteins encoded in a region of the Dorea longicatena genome:
- the eno gene encoding phosphopyruvate hydratase, translating to MENFLAIEKVIGREIIDSRGNPTVEAEVYLLDGTVGRGVAPSGASTGEFEALELRDGDKSRFGGKGVTKAVENINTVINDALKGVDASDIYAVDTAMIAADGTKDKSNLGANAILAVSIASARAAANALEIPLYRFLGGVNGNRLPVPMMNILNGGAHAANTVDVQEFMIMPVGAPSFKEALRWCAEVFHALAALLKSKGLATSVGDEGGFAPDLASDEEAIQYILDAVKDAGYEPGKDFMIAMDAASSEWKGEKKGEYVLPKAGTKFTSEELIEHWKKLVDKYPIISIEDALDEEDWEGWQKLTAELGDKVQLVGDDLFVTNTERLSKGIELGCGNSILIKLNQIGSVSETLEAIKMAHKAGYTAISSHRSGETEDTTIADLAVALNTCQIKTGAPSRSERVAKYNQLLRIEEELGTSAVYPGKAAFNVKK from the coding sequence ATGGAGAATTTTTTAGCAATTGAGAAGGTTATTGGAAGAGAGATTATTGATTCGAGAGGTAATCCGACGGTAGAGGCAGAAGTATATCTTCTGGATGGAACTGTAGGAAGAGGTGTAGCACCAAGCGGCGCATCTACAGGAGAATTCGAAGCACTGGAACTTCGTGACGGAGACAAATCACGTTTCGGCGGAAAAGGTGTAACCAAAGCCGTAGAGAATATTAATACAGTGATTAACGATGCACTGAAAGGTGTAGATGCATCAGACATTTATGCAGTAGATACAGCAATGATCGCAGCAGACGGAACAAAAGATAAATCGAACTTAGGAGCAAATGCAATCCTTGCGGTATCGATCGCAAGTGCACGTGCAGCAGCAAATGCACTGGAGATCCCGCTTTACCGTTTCCTCGGAGGCGTAAATGGTAACAGACTTCCGGTACCTATGATGAATATATTAAACGGAGGCGCACATGCGGCCAACACAGTTGACGTACAGGAATTCATGATCATGCCTGTAGGAGCACCAAGCTTCAAAGAAGCACTCCGCTGGTGTGCAGAAGTATTCCATGCACTGGCAGCATTATTAAAATCAAAAGGACTTGCAACTTCCGTAGGTGATGAAGGTGGATTTGCACCGGACCTTGCATCTGATGAAGAAGCAATCCAGTACATCTTAGATGCAGTAAAAGATGCTGGATATGAGCCTGGAAAAGACTTCATGATTGCTATGGATGCAGCATCTTCTGAATGGAAAGGTGAGAAGAAGGGCGAATATGTACTTCCAAAAGCAGGTACAAAATTTACTTCCGAAGAACTTATCGAGCACTGGAAGAAACTGGTAGACAAGTATCCGATCATCTCTATCGAAGATGCATTAGACGAAGAAGACTGGGAAGGATGGCAGAAACTGACAGCTGAACTTGGAGATAAGGTACAATTAGTCGGAGACGATCTGTTCGTAACGAATACAGAGAGACTTTCCAAAGGTATCGAACTTGGATGCGGTAACTCAATCCTTATCAAGTTAAACCAGATCGGATCAGTATCAGAGACACTGGAAGCAATCAAGATGGCTCATAAAGCCGGCTACACAGCTATCTCATCTCACCGTTCCGGAGAGACAGAAGATACAACAATTGCAGATCTTGCAGTAGCACTTAATACCTGCCAGATCAAGACAGGAGCACCTTCCAGATCAGAACGAGTTGCAAAATACAACCAGTTGCTGAGAATTGAAGAAGAACTTGGAACAAGTGCTGTATATCCTGGAAAAGCAGCATTTAATGTGAAGAAATAA
- a CDS encoding flavodoxin: MSKIAVVYWSGTGNTEAMANEVAEGAKAAGAEVDVLTASEFGADKMDAYDAVAFGCPAMGAEELEDSEFEPMFSDCEGKLGGKKIALFGSYGWGDGEWMRTWEETCKADGAVLACDSVLANEAPDDDAVAACQALGKALC; the protein is encoded by the coding sequence ATGAGTAAAATTGCAGTAGTATATTGGAGCGGAACAGGTAACACAGAGGCAATGGCCAACGAAGTAGCAGAAGGAGCAAAGGCGGCAGGAGCAGAAGTTGATGTATTAACGGCTTCAGAATTTGGCGCAGACAAGATGGACGCTTACGATGCAGTGGCATTCGGCTGCCCGGCTATGGGAGCAGAAGAACTGGAAGACAGCGAATTCGAGCCAATGTTCTCTGACTGTGAAGGAAAACTTGGAGGCAAGAAGATCGCACTCTTCGGATCTTATGGATGGGGAGACGGAGAATGGATGAGAACATGGGAAGAGACATGCAAGGCTGATGGAGCTGTTCTTGCATGTGATAGTGTACTTGCAAATGAAGCACCGGATGATGATGCAGTTGCAGCTTGCCAGGCACTTGGAAAGGCACTTTGCTAG
- a CDS encoding DUF3793 family protein, whose translation MDRYLIEKCLVEHCSATLASMKSANLFNMTFADDTDVEDQIEFWNQCMKEKGIRLYILQRQDKRVLVYVYRKKQLEVSLNRPGVAKFLKKYGYESTEIKYALSRLKSRIGENNEFPHEIGIFLDYPLGDVIGFIVNQGRNFKCAGCWKVYCDECACRKTFAKYKKCRDVYVRLWQQGRSVLQLTVAA comes from the coding sequence ATGGACAGATATCTGATTGAAAAATGTCTGGTGGAACATTGTTCGGCAACACTGGCATCTATGAAATCAGCAAATTTATTTAATATGACATTTGCAGATGATACAGACGTGGAAGATCAGATTGAGTTCTGGAATCAGTGCATGAAAGAAAAAGGAATCCGTCTCTATATATTACAGAGACAGGATAAACGTGTACTGGTCTATGTCTATCGGAAGAAACAGCTCGAGGTCAGTCTGAACCGGCCGGGAGTAGCAAAGTTCCTGAAGAAATACGGCTATGAAAGCACAGAGATCAAATATGCATTGAGCCGGTTAAAGTCAAGAATAGGGGAAAATAATGAATTTCCACATGAAATCGGAATTTTTCTGGATTATCCGCTTGGTGACGTGATCGGATTCATTGTGAATCAGGGACGCAATTTCAAATGCGCAGGATGCTGGAAGGTATATTGTGATGAGTGTGCATGCCGGAAAACATTTGCAAAATATAAAAAATGCAGAGATGTCTATGTACGTCTCTGGCAGCAGGGAAGAAGTGTTTTGCAGCTTACGGTAGCTGCCTGA
- a CDS encoding potassium channel family protein, protein MKKQFAVFGLGSFGESIALELQKLGCEVVAVDKDMERVNGIADSVSYAMQADIGDPEFIRSLGTRNLDAVVIAEAESLEASIMAALECKEIGVPNVIAKAKNNRHATVLKKIGVDTIIFPEKEMGVRLAKNLMSASFTDWIALSPAYSIVETPMPAKWSGKTLKELDVRRNYEVNVVGIKSGAHVEVNPDPLEVLRKDMVLILVGSNTALEAL, encoded by the coding sequence ATGAAGAAACAATTTGCAGTATTTGGTTTGGGAAGTTTTGGAGAAAGCATTGCATTAGAATTACAAAAACTTGGATGTGAGGTAGTTGCTGTAGATAAAGATATGGAGCGGGTAAATGGAATTGCTGATTCTGTATCATATGCGATGCAGGCAGATATTGGAGATCCAGAATTTATCAGATCTCTTGGAACAAGAAATCTGGACGCTGTTGTGATTGCTGAAGCAGAAAGTCTGGAAGCAAGTATTATGGCAGCACTTGAGTGTAAGGAAATTGGAGTACCGAACGTAATCGCAAAAGCAAAAAATAACCGTCATGCAACTGTATTAAAGAAAATCGGTGTGGATACCATCATTTTTCCGGAGAAAGAAATGGGAGTCCGTCTGGCAAAGAATCTTATGTCAGCCAGTTTTACAGATTGGATTGCACTATCTCCGGCCTATAGTATAGTGGAAACTCCAATGCCGGCTAAATGGAGTGGAAAAACTTTGAAAGAACTGGATGTGCGCCGGAACTATGAAGTGAATGTCGTAGGAATTAAAAGTGGGGCGCATGTAGAAGTCAACCCGGATCCTTTAGAAGTATTGCGAAAAGATATGGTTTTGATTTTGGTTGGATCTAATACAGCGTTAGAAGCATTATAA
- a CDS encoding TrkH family potassium uptake protein: MKKTGKQNIRWNTMKILAVGFLSVIFLGAVLLWLPVSNEKSISFLDALFTSTSSVCVTGLVTIVPKYQFTITGKVILLILIQIGGLGVIACITAFFMLLKRKITVKERVVIQEAYNMNSLGGLVGLVRKILIGTVVVEGIGAVFYAIQFIRDYGVAKGIWYGIFHSISAFCNAGIDILGDDSLARYATDPLINIITMLLIILGGIGFTVWYDVIDNGKKIWHREIPGKCWFTRLKLHSKIAIITTGFLLIAGTVLNFALEYHNPATIGHLNTGQKLMVSAFQAVTTRTAGFSTFQQSGMYEETGFLNIILMFIGGSPGGTAGGLKTTTFALLFLAFHTMLRGGHDIECFRRKVDEKNFHVAFVTIMLALAIYITGTTFVAVIEPDTISFQRIMYETASAMATVGLSQDLTTHLRTGSKIVLMIMMYIGRVGPMTIALLFAGKVNLKEKMRTLPTEKIMIG; encoded by the coding sequence ATGAAGAAAACAGGAAAACAAAATATCAGATGGAATACCATGAAAATTCTGGCAGTAGGTTTTCTAAGTGTAATTTTTCTTGGAGCGGTGCTTTTATGGTTGCCGGTATCTAACGAAAAATCAATCAGTTTTCTGGATGCGCTTTTTACATCAACATCATCGGTATGTGTGACCGGATTGGTTACAATTGTTCCCAAATACCAATTTACAATTACAGGAAAAGTAATTTTGCTGATTTTAATTCAGATTGGAGGATTGGGCGTGATTGCATGTATTACCGCATTTTTTATGCTTCTGAAAAGAAAGATTACGGTAAAAGAGAGAGTTGTTATTCAAGAAGCTTATAATATGAATTCTCTCGGTGGTCTGGTAGGTCTGGTACGTAAAATTTTGATTGGGACAGTAGTAGTAGAAGGAATTGGGGCCGTTTTTTACGCCATACAATTTATTCGGGACTATGGGGTTGCAAAAGGAATCTGGTATGGAATTTTTCATTCAATTTCTGCATTTTGCAACGCAGGAATTGACATCCTTGGAGATGACAGTCTGGCAAGATACGCAACAGATCCTTTGATTAATATTATAACAATGCTGTTGATTATCCTTGGCGGAATTGGTTTTACCGTGTGGTATGACGTGATTGATAACGGAAAGAAGATTTGGCATCGGGAAATTCCCGGAAAATGCTGGTTTACCAGACTTAAGTTACATTCAAAAATAGCGATCATTACAACGGGATTCTTATTGATAGCAGGGACAGTTTTGAACTTTGCACTGGAGTATCATAATCCGGCAACGATAGGGCATCTTAATACCGGACAGAAATTGATGGTTTCCGCATTTCAGGCTGTGACAACAAGAACGGCTGGGTTTAGTACATTTCAGCAATCTGGGATGTACGAAGAAACTGGTTTTTTAAATATTATTTTGATGTTTATAGGCGGTTCTCCGGGAGGAACTGCAGGTGGTCTGAAGACGACGACATTTGCACTTTTATTTCTCGCATTTCATACAATGCTTCGGGGAGGGCATGATATTGAATGTTTCCGGAGAAAAGTGGATGAAAAAAACTTCCATGTAGCATTTGTTACAATTATGTTGGCATTAGCTATATACATAACAGGAACAACATTTGTTGCTGTCATTGAACCAGATACAATTTCATTTCAGAGAATCATGTATGAGACCGCATCTGCAATGGCGACAGTTGGACTCTCGCAGGATCTGACAACACACTTGCGGACGGGAAGCAAGATTGTGCTGATGATAATGATGTATATAGGACGTGTCGGGCCTATGACCATTGCATTATTATTTGCAGGAAAGGTGAACTTAAAAGAAAAGATGCGGACACTTCCAACGGAAAAGATTATGATTGGGTAA
- a CDS encoding heavy metal translocating P-type ATPase — MKFKIKHEIRGRIRIHMEQKRMTHEQADILLFYLQNIDGVFRADVYDRTADATIHYKGNRETIIEGLRRFRYEEVEVPNGLLETSGRAMNAEYQEKLVDKILFHYGRKFLLPYPISAAYTTIMSAKYIWKGIKTLMERRIEVPVLDATAIGVSIFRSDFSTASSIMFLLGIGELLEEWTHKKSVDDLARTMSLNVGKVWLKTGDQTVLVSSNQIKSGDQVVVHMGNVIPFDGEVVDGEAMINQASLTGESVPVRRTTGNYVYAGTVVEEGEVTVDVKAVGGSSRYEKIAAMIEESEKLKSGLESRAEHLADKLVPYSLGGTALTYLLTRNATKALSILMVDFSCALKLAMPISVLSAIREAGMYKITVKGGKYLEAVAEADTIVFDKTGTLTKAKPTVAEVVSFNGMSEDELLRIAACLEEHFPHSMAKAVVSAAKTKHLDHEEMHSKVEYIVAHGISTQIEGKKAVIGSYHFVFEDEKVVIPEGMEEKFENLPEEYSHLYMAIEGKLAAVICIEDPLREEAVEVIRELRKAGLSKIVMMTGDSERTAKAIAKRVGVDEYYAEVLPEDKAEFCEREKAAGRKVIMIGDGINDSPALSAANVGIAISDGAEIAREIADITVGADNLKELVTLKKISNGLIKRISHNYHSIVGFNAGLIALGVAGIIMPTTSALLHNTSTLIIGLRSMQNLLDE; from the coding sequence GTGAAATTTAAGATTAAGCATGAGATAAGAGGAAGAATCCGTATCCACATGGAGCAGAAACGCATGACTCATGAACAGGCGGACATTCTTCTCTTTTATTTGCAGAATATAGACGGCGTATTCCGCGCAGATGTCTATGACAGAACGGCGGACGCAACGATTCATTATAAGGGAAACAGAGAAACAATCATCGAAGGACTCCGCAGATTCCGTTATGAGGAAGTAGAAGTGCCGAATGGCCTGTTAGAGACATCCGGAAGAGCAATGAATGCAGAGTATCAGGAGAAACTGGTGGATAAGATTCTGTTCCATTATGGAAGAAAATTCTTACTGCCATATCCGATCTCGGCAGCATATACAACGATCATGTCGGCAAAATATATCTGGAAAGGCATCAAGACCCTGATGGAAAGAAGGATTGAAGTTCCGGTACTGGATGCAACAGCAATCGGAGTATCAATCTTCAGAAGTGATTTCAGTACGGCAAGTTCGATCATGTTCTTGCTTGGAATCGGTGAACTCTTAGAAGAGTGGACACATAAAAAGTCTGTAGATGACCTGGCAAGAACCATGTCATTAAATGTAGGAAAAGTATGGTTAAAGACCGGAGATCAGACGGTTCTGGTTTCTTCTAATCAGATCAAATCCGGAGACCAGGTTGTCGTACATATGGGAAATGTCATCCCGTTTGACGGAGAGGTTGTGGATGGAGAAGCTATGATCAATCAGGCTTCACTGACAGGAGAATCTGTTCCGGTAAGAAGAACTACAGGAAATTATGTTTATGCCGGAACTGTTGTAGAAGAAGGAGAAGTGACAGTCGATGTTAAAGCAGTCGGCGGTTCCAGCCGTTATGAGAAGATTGCAGCAATGATCGAAGAATCCGAGAAATTAAAATCCGGACTGGAAAGCAGGGCAGAGCATCTTGCAGATAAACTAGTTCCGTATTCGCTTGGCGGTACGGCCCTTACTTATCTGCTTACAAGAAATGCAACAAAGGCACTGTCGATTCTGATGGTAGACTTTTCATGTGCATTAAAGCTCGCTATGCCAATCTCCGTACTTTCTGCAATCCGTGAAGCAGGTATGTACAAGATTACTGTAAAAGGTGGAAAATATCTGGAAGCGGTTGCCGAAGCAGATACGATCGTATTTGACAAGACCGGTACACTGACAAAGGCAAAACCGACGGTAGCAGAAGTGGTATCATTTAACGGAATGAGTGAGGATGAACTGCTCCGTATTGCTGCATGCCTGGAGGAACATTTCCCTCACTCAATGGCAAAAGCAGTGGTAAGCGCGGCAAAGACAAAACATTTGGATCACGAAGAAATGCATTCAAAAGTTGAGTATATTGTTGCTCACGGCATCTCAACACAGATTGAAGGAAAGAAAGCCGTAATCGGAAGTTATCACTTTGTATTTGAAGATGAAAAAGTAGTAATACCGGAAGGCATGGAAGAAAAATTTGAGAATCTGCCCGAAGAATATTCACATCTTTATATGGCAATTGAAGGAAAACTTGCAGCCGTGATCTGTATCGAAGATCCACTGCGTGAAGAAGCAGTAGAAGTGATTCGTGAACTGCGAAAGGCCGGACTTAGCAAAATTGTCATGATGACAGGTGACAGTGAACGTACAGCAAAGGCTATTGCAAAGCGTGTTGGTGTAGATGAATATTATGCGGAGGTATTACCGGAAGATAAGGCAGAATTCTGTGAAAGAGAAAAAGCAGCCGGACGTAAAGTTATCATGATTGGTGACGGTATCAACGATTCACCGGCACTTTCCGCAGCCAATGTAGGAATCGCAATCAGTGATGGAGCAGAGATTGCAAGAGAAATTGCTGATATTACAGTTGGCGCAGACAATTTAAAAGAACTGGTTACATTAAAGAAGATCAGTAACGGTCTGATCAAGAGAATCAGCCACAATTATCATTCAATTGTAGGATTCAATGCAGGACTGATCGCACTTGGTGTAGCAGGTATCATCATGCCGACAACATCCGCATTACTTCATAATACATCCACTCTGATCATTGGACTTAGAAGTATGCAGAATCTGCTCGATGAGTAA
- a CDS encoding DUF6110 family protein has protein sequence MLNLKDINWKKPGLFAAGVAFGTAGIKILTSDDAKKLYTNCTAAVLRAKSCVMKTATSVQENAGDILAEAKQINEDRAAEVVDDFCETEETAEDTAEATEE, from the coding sequence ATGTTAAATTTAAAAGACATTAATTGGAAAAAACCAGGACTTTTTGCGGCAGGAGTAGCTTTCGGAACAGCGGGAATCAAGATCCTGACAAGTGATGATGCAAAGAAATTATATACAAACTGTACAGCAGCCGTATTAAGAGCAAAATCTTGTGTGATGAAGACTGCAACAAGCGTTCAGGAGAATGCAGGAGATATTTTAGCAGAAGCAAAGCAGATCAATGAAGACAGAGCAGCAGAAGTTGTAGATGATTTTTGCGAGACAGAAGAGACAGCAGAAGATACTGCTGAAGCAACAGAAGAATAA
- a CDS encoding transcriptional repressor, with the protein MDKAKEAIVQKLKASGCRITKQRLMLLDIILEENCSCCKEIYYRASRIDPSIGTATVYRMINKLEEIGAINRRNMYKVACDPDCDLQNACTVELDDDTIKHLSAKNWNAVIQAGLKACGYVEDQKVRNITVQS; encoded by the coding sequence GTGGATAAGGCAAAAGAAGCGATTGTACAGAAACTAAAAGCCAGTGGATGCAGGATCACCAAGCAGAGACTGATGCTTCTGGATATTATACTGGAAGAAAACTGTTCCTGTTGCAAAGAAATCTATTACCGCGCATCTCGGATCGATCCAAGCATCGGAACAGCAACCGTATACCGGATGATCAACAAGCTGGAGGAAATCGGAGCGATCAATCGAAGAAATATGTATAAAGTAGCATGTGATCCGGACTGTGACCTGCAGAATGCATGTACGGTTGAACTGGACGATGATACGATCAAGCATCTGTCTGCAAAGAACTGGAATGCTGTGATACAGGCAGGACTGAAAGCATGTGGTTATGTAGAAGATCAGAAAGTACGGAACATAACAGTGCAGTCATAA
- a CDS encoding heavy-metal-associated domain-containing protein, with translation MADIIVVLIVIVLLGFALRGAIRHFKGDSPCCGGGTGIIKTDDKELKNPVIGKKIVHIEGMTCEHCVQSVKKALNEIEGVSARVDLQKKEAVVSYDREIANDVLKKTVEKAGFQVASITE, from the coding sequence ATGGCAGATATTATAGTTGTATTAATCGTGATCGTTCTTCTTGGATTTGCACTGAGAGGAGCAATCAGGCATTTTAAAGGTGACAGTCCCTGCTGTGGCGGCGGAACCGGTATCATCAAAACTGACGATAAAGAACTGAAGAATCCGGTGATTGGAAAGAAGATAGTTCATATCGAAGGTATGACCTGTGAGCACTGCGTACAGTCAGTAAAGAAAGCGTTAAATGAGATAGAAGGTGTTTCGGCAAGAGTGGACTTACAGAAGAAAGAAGCAGTGGTGTCTTATGACCGTGAGATTGCAAATGATGTTTTGAAAAAAACAGTTGAAAAAGCAGGATTTCAGGTTGCTTCTATTACAGAGTAG
- a CDS encoding FeoB-associated Cys-rich membrane protein, whose amino-acid sequence MVAILADIIILALILGYCAYLVYGIVKRFKNGVIQGCGGSCAGCSGCGGGCCSSDPDEVKKMIENMYGK is encoded by the coding sequence ATGGTAGCCATTTTAGCAGATATCATTATTTTAGCATTAATATTAGGGTATTGCGCATACCTGGTATACGGAATTGTGAAGAGATTTAAAAATGGAGTCATCCAGGGATGCGGCGGCAGCTGTGCCGGATGCAGTGGATGCGGTGGTGGATGCTGCAGTTCAGATCCTGATGAAGTGAAAAAAATGATCGAAAATATGTATGGTAAATAA
- the feoB gene encoding ferrous iron transport protein B encodes MGIKIALAGNPNCGKTTMFNALTGANQYVGNWPGVTVEKKEGKLKGKRKNDDIIVTDLPGIYSLSPYTLEEVVSRDYILNDDPDVIIDLVDATNIERNLYLTTQLIETGVPVVIALNMTDLLEKRGIKIDTNRLSMLLDCPIVETSALKQTGLDTLIETAIKVANKKEVDLPREIFSKEMEAAVADVKGVLPDTISEDKKRWYAVKFLENDSKVVESMNLSAAAKAAVDKDRKELETKHDDDMESIVTDERYKFIQKIVETTVKKGKDKLTTSDKIDRIVTNRILGIPIFIAVMFVVYYISVTTIGTIVTDWTNDTFVVAIQDIASKGLEAAGVSSVIEGLVVDGIIGGIGAVLGFVPQMAILFLFLSILEDCGYMVRIAFVMDRVFRHFGLSGKSFIPLLISSGCGIPGIMASKTIEQDNDRRLTIMTATFIPCGAKLPVIALMGGVMTSYATGSYTAGGFMAPIMYFVGIVAVLVAAIILKKTKPFSGKPAPFVMELPQYHIPQAKTVLLHVWERLKGFIIKAGTILFLACVVMWFLGGFGFTNGGFGLVDDSADSLLAAIGGFIAPIFAPLGFGEWQPVAASLSGFTAKEAIVSTMGVLANVAESQSEDTVTVAQAIQNWFPSAVAAFSFLLFNLLDSPCLAAIATMAQQMQSKKWFWFAILFQNVFAYLVTLCVYQIGTLVTGGGFGVGTAVAFVVVAVMLFLLFRPDPYKDQKVYSKRSVNA; translated from the coding sequence ATGGGAATCAAGATCGCACTTGCGGGAAACCCAAACTGTGGTAAAACCACAATGTTTAACGCCTTAACGGGTGCCAACCAGTATGTTGGTAACTGGCCAGGTGTTACAGTAGAGAAAAAAGAGGGAAAATTAAAAGGAAAGAGAAAGAACGATGACATCATCGTAACAGACCTTCCGGGTATCTATTCTCTTTCGCCATATACACTGGAAGAAGTAGTTAGTCGTGATTATATCTTAAATGATGATCCGGATGTTATCATCGATCTTGTAGATGCAACGAATATCGAGCGTAACCTGTATCTTACTACACAGCTTATCGAGACAGGTGTGCCGGTAGTTATCGCACTGAACATGACAGATCTTCTGGAGAAGAGAGGAATCAAGATTGATACAAATAGGCTTTCAATGTTATTAGACTGCCCGATTGTTGAAACTTCTGCTTTGAAGCAGACAGGACTGGATACTCTGATTGAGACAGCAATCAAAGTAGCTAATAAAAAAGAAGTTGATCTTCCAAGAGAAATCTTCTCTAAAGAAATGGAAGCAGCAGTTGCAGACGTGAAGGGAGTTCTTCCGGATACAATCTCAGAAGACAAGAAGAGATGGTATGCTGTGAAATTCCTTGAGAACGACAGCAAGGTTGTAGAAAGTATGAACCTTTCCGCAGCAGCAAAGGCAGCAGTTGATAAAGACAGAAAAGAACTTGAGACAAAGCACGACGATGATATGGAAAGTATCGTAACAGATGAACGTTACAAATTCATCCAGAAGATCGTTGAGACAACTGTCAAAAAAGGAAAAGACAAATTGACAACATCCGATAAGATCGACAGAATTGTTACAAACCGTATTCTTGGTATCCCGATCTTCATCGCAGTTATGTTTGTTGTTTATTACATTTCCGTAACAACAATCGGTACAATCGTTACAGACTGGACGAATGATACATTCGTAGTTGCAATTCAGGATATCGCTTCAAAAGGACTTGAAGCAGCCGGCGTAAGCAGCGTGATCGAAGGATTGGTAGTTGATGGTATCATCGGCGGTATCGGAGCTGTTCTCGGATTCGTTCCGCAGATGGCAATCCTGTTCCTCTTCCTTTCTATCCTGGAAGACTGCGGATATATGGTACGTATCGCATTCGTTATGGACCGTGTATTCAGACACTTCGGACTGTCTGGTAAAAGTTTCATTCCACTTCTGATCTCATCAGGTTGTGGTATCCCTGGAATTATGGCTTCTAAGACCATTGAGCAGGACAATGACAGACGTCTGACAATCATGACAGCAACATTCATCCCATGCGGAGCTAAATTACCGGTTATCGCATTAATGGGTGGAGTTATGACAAGCTATGCAACAGGAAGCTACACGGCAGGTGGATTTATGGCACCTATCATGTACTTCGTAGGTATCGTAGCAGTATTAGTAGCAGCAATCATCCTGAAGAAGACAAAACCATTCTCAGGAAAACCGGCACCATTCGTTATGGAGCTTCCACAGTATCATATTCCACAGGCTAAGACAGTTCTTCTCCATGTATGGGAAAGACTGAAAGGATTCATCATCAAAGCCGGAACAATCCTGTTCCTTGCTTGTGTAGTAATGTGGTTCCTTGGTGGATTCGGATTCACAAATGGCGGATTCGGACTTGTAGACGACAGTGCAGACAGCTTACTTGCAGCAATCGGTGGATTTATCGCACCAATCTTTGCACCACTTGGATTTGGAGAGTGGCAGCCAGTAGCAGCTTCTCTTTCCGGATTCACAGCAAAAGAAGCAATCGTTTCAACAATGGGTGTACTTGCGAACGTAGCAGAGAGCCAGTCAGAAGATACTGTAACAGTAGCTCAGGCTATCCAGAACTGGTTCCCAAGTGCAGTAGCAGCATTTTCATTCCTGTTATTCAACCTGTTAGATTCCCCTTGTCTGGCAGCCATAGCAACGATGGCACAGCAGATGCAGTCTAAGAAATGGTTCTGGTTTGCAATCTTGTTCCAGAATGTATTCGCTTATCTCGTAACACTTTGTGTATACCAGATCGGTACATTAGTAACCGGCGGCGGATTTGGAGTTGGTACAGCAGTGGCATTTGTGGTAGTAGCAGTCATGCTGTTCCTGTTATTCAGACCTGATCCGTATAAAGATCAGAAAGTTTATTCCAAACGTTCTGTAAATGCATAA
- a CDS encoding FeoA family protein has translation MTLGDAKVGSTVVVTKIEGDSAYKRRIMDMGITKGSELYIRKVAPLGDPVEITVRGYELSVRKDDAQCVQVK, from the coding sequence ATGACTTTAGGTGATGCAAAAGTTGGAAGTACAGTTGTTGTAACGAAGATTGAAGGGGACAGCGCATACAAGCGCCGTATTATGGATATGGGCATTACAAAAGGAAGCGAGCTGTATATCAGAAAGGTAGCTCCACTTGGAGATCCTGTAGAGATTACAGTAAGAGGCTATGAGCTTTCAGTAAGAAAAGACGATGCTCAGTGTGTCCAGGTAAAATAA
- a CDS encoding FeoA family protein — protein sequence MPLTMAGIGETNTISRIGGNEETRRFLANLGFVAGAEVVVLSKIGGNVIVNVKDSRVAVNEDMARHIMV from the coding sequence ATGCCGCTTACAATGGCCGGTATCGGTGAAACAAACACAATCTCACGTATTGGTGGAAATGAAGAGACAAGACGTTTTCTGGCAAATCTTGGATTTGTTGCAGGAGCGGAAGTTGTTGTACTGTCGAAGATCGGAGGCAATGTGATCGTAAATGTCAAAGACTCCAGAGTGGCAGTAAATGAGGATATGGCGCGGCACATCATGGTTTAG